The proteins below come from a single Desulfovibrio litoralis DSM 11393 genomic window:
- the phoU gene encoding phosphate signaling complex protein PhoU, whose amino-acid sequence MLSHETQTQQMISNLRTRLLVMFASTTIAFDEALDALHSGNVGKAIAVIEGDDTINSLEVEIDNLCLSLLVKAQPVAKDLRFVIGTLRIINDLERIGDEATIIAERILNIEDSSYKLVEETNKMLINLAQTILHKATNAFKDQDAESIFHICKLDDEISQAEMTVMQNIMTKTEKEAASFNSYTTMHSILVSRSLNRICRRAINIAEHTYFIYKGENLKHAHC is encoded by the coding sequence ATGTTAAGCCACGAAACACAAACCCAACAAATGATTTCAAACTTAAGAACTCGTCTGCTTGTTATGTTTGCAAGCACAACTATCGCTTTTGACGAAGCTTTAGATGCCTTACACTCCGGTAATGTTGGCAAAGCAATCGCCGTTATAGAGGGCGACGATACGATTAATAGTCTTGAAGTTGAAATTGACAATCTTTGCCTATCATTATTGGTAAAAGCTCAACCCGTAGCCAAGGATTTACGTTTTGTTATCGGAACATTACGCATTATTAACGACCTTGAACGTATTGGAGACGAAGCGACTATTATCGCCGAACGCATTCTTAATATTGAAGACAGCTCATATAAATTAGTAGAAGAAACAAATAAAATGCTTATTAATTTGGCTCAAACAATATTGCATAAAGCAACTAACGCATTTAAAGATCAAGATGCCGAAAGCATTTTTCATATCTGTAAACTCGACGATGAAATATCTCAAGCCGAAATGACCGTAATGCAAAATATTATGACCAAAACGGAAAAAGAAGCGGCTAGTTTTAACTCTTATACCACCATGCACAGTATTTTAGTCTCTCGCTCGCTAAATCGTATTTGCAGACGTGCAATAAATATAGCCGAACACACTTATTTTATTTATAAAGGTGAAAATTTAAAACACGCACACTGTTAA
- the pstA gene encoding phosphate ABC transporter permease PstA encodes MSAHTFQIYRYLKEKVVFFIFRFSTFINLFALVAICSFIAINGYSAITWEFLSSSPKNSMTEGGILPCIIGTSLLAGGALLISFPLGVCSAVYLHEYAGKSRFAKYIRLGVNNLAGVPSVVFGLFGLSFFVIFCGLQISLISGILTLSIVTLPVIISTSEEALRQVPSTYREASFALGATQSTTIWRAVLPSALPGMLTGAILGLARATGETAAIMFTATVFFTPKGVESIFSPVMSLPTHMYVLATAGTEIEKTLPLQYGTALVLFGLVLLMNLTAIIVRDRIQQKV; translated from the coding sequence ATGTCAGCTCATACATTTCAAATATACCGCTATTTAAAAGAAAAAGTCGTTTTTTTTATCTTTCGTTTTTCTACTTTTATTAATTTATTCGCTTTAGTCGCTATCTGTAGTTTTATTGCAATAAACGGATATTCGGCAATCACTTGGGAGTTTTTAAGTTCTTCGCCTAAAAATTCTATGACCGAAGGTGGTATTTTGCCTTGTATTATAGGAACAAGTCTTTTGGCGGGCGGAGCTTTGTTAATATCTTTTCCCCTCGGTGTTTGCTCTGCTGTTTACCTTCATGAATACGCCGGGAAAAGTCGTTTTGCTAAATACATACGCCTTGGCGTAAACAATTTGGCGGGCGTTCCTTCTGTTGTTTTTGGTCTTTTTGGTTTATCATTTTTTGTAATTTTTTGCGGACTTCAAATATCTTTAATCTCAGGTATTTTAACATTAAGTATTGTTACCCTACCGGTTATTATAAGCACTTCTGAAGAAGCGTTAAGACAAGTTCCCTCTACTTATCGCGAAGCCTCTTTTGCCTTAGGTGCAACTCAAAGTACAACAATATGGCGAGCTGTTTTACCTTCTGCCTTGCCGGGAATGTTAACGGGAGCTATTCTTGGTTTAGCTAGAGCAACGGGAGAAACCGCCGCAATTATGTTTACTGCTACTGTCTTTTTTACTCCAAAAGGCGTTGAATCTATCTTTAGTCCCGTTATGTCCCTGCCTACTCATATGTATGTTTTAGCAACGGCTGGTACTGAAATTGAAAAAACCCTCCCCCTTCAATACGGAACAGCTCTCGTATTATTTGGGCTAGTCTTATTAATGAATTTAACAGCGATTATAGTAAGAGACCGCATTCAACAAAAAGTTTAG
- the pstB gene encoding phosphate ABC transporter ATP-binding protein PstB: MTFKIETQNIDFYYGKNQALFDVNLNFPTNQVTALIGPSGCGKSTFLRCLNRMNDLVANTKLEGTILLDGENINSNKTDLIALRRKVGMVFQKPNPFPKTIFENVAYGLRVNGMKKTSELEERVEKSLRRAAIFDEVKDRLHSSALGLSGGQQQRLCIARALAVEPEVLLMDEPASALDPIATQKIEEGIHELKKNLTIIIVTHNMQQAARVSDRTAFFYMGKLIEDGETEQIFSRPKNQQTEDYITGRFG; this comes from the coding sequence ATGACTTTTAAAATAGAAACACAAAACATAGATTTTTATTATGGAAAAAATCAAGCCTTATTTGACGTTAATCTGAACTTTCCCACAAATCAAGTAACGGCACTAATCGGACCTTCGGGTTGTGGAAAAAGCACTTTTTTGCGTTGCTTAAATCGCATGAACGATTTAGTTGCCAATACTAAACTCGAAGGGACAATTCTATTGGACGGAGAAAACATAAACAGTAATAAAACCGATTTAATTGCTTTAAGGCGTAAAGTCGGCATGGTCTTTCAAAAACCAAACCCCTTTCCCAAAACTATTTTTGAAAACGTTGCTTATGGTTTAAGAGTAAACGGCATGAAAAAAACAAGCGAACTTGAAGAACGTGTTGAAAAATCTCTAAGACGTGCCGCTATTTTTGACGAGGTTAAAGACAGGCTTCATAGTTCTGCCCTCGGCTTATCCGGCGGTCAACAACAACGCCTTTGTATCGCCAGAGCGTTGGCGGTTGAACCTGAAGTTTTATTGATGGACGAACCGGCAAGTGCCCTTGACCCTATTGCGACACAAAAAATAGAAGAAGGAATCCACGAGCTTAAAAAAAACCTGACTATTATTATTGTTACTCACAATATGCAACAAGCCGCAAGAGTCTCAGATCGCACAGCCTTTTTTTATATGGGAAAACTTATTGAAGATGGTGAAACCGAACAAATCTTTTCTCGTCCCAAAAATCAACAAACAGAAGATTATATTACAGGACGTTTCGGTTAA
- a CDS encoding response regulator produces the protein MQTILIIEDTEDIRELLSFNLKQENYKVLEASSGEEGLDLAQKHNPNLIILDVMLPGIDGFSVCKRLQAKQQTKNIPIVMLTARGEEIDRIIGFELGAIDYVVKPFSTRELVLRIRSILTHYHKSTDKTKLSTGNISLFTDSHEVHINNNPIHLTLTEFSLLQDLLLHKGLVRSREQLLNSAWSDSFDGYSRTIDAHIKRLREKLLEESELIETVRGVGYRIKDV, from the coding sequence ATGCAAACTATATTAATTATTGAAGACACAGAAGACATTAGAGAACTTTTGAGCTTTAATTTAAAACAAGAAAATTATAAAGTACTAGAAGCCTCTTCCGGCGAAGAAGGTCTTGATTTAGCACAAAAACATAACCCAAATCTTATTATTCTTGATGTCATGTTACCCGGAATTGATGGCTTTTCCGTTTGTAAAAGATTACAGGCAAAACAACAAACAAAGAATATTCCAATCGTTATGCTCACCGCCAGAGGTGAAGAAATTGACAGGATTATCGGTTTTGAACTTGGAGCAATCGATTACGTTGTAAAACCATTTAGCACAAGAGAACTAGTTTTAAGAATACGCTCAATTTTAACACACTATCACAAATCTACCGATAAAACAAAACTAAGCACAGGAAATATCTCTCTTTTCACAGACAGCCATGAAGTACATATCAACAATAATCCTATACATTTAACCCTAACGGAATTTTCTTTGCTTCAAGATTTATTGTTACATAAAGGTTTGGTGCGTAGTCGTGAACAGCTTTTAAATTCCGCCTGGAGCGATAGCTTTGACGGATATAGTCGTACAATTGATGCACATATTAAACGCCTTAGAGAAAAACTTTTGGAAGAATCAGAACTTATAGAAACAGTAAGAGGCGTAGGATATAGGATAAAAGATGTTTAG
- a CDS encoding 3-isopropylmalate dehydratase large subunit: METKNSKYTLVEAIIAKHIDPKSGEKVEPGAICRVNVDFAFANDITTPPAIHEFHRMGADQVFDKQRCAVVQDHFTPNKDIASATQVKKIREFAKAKKMLFWEVGRVGVEHAFLPEQGYVLPGDIVLGADSHTCTGGALGALATGVGSSDLAAAWALGETWLRVPETIRVEYTGKRKPFVTSKDMILALIGMIGVEGANYMAIEFAGEGIADLNMDERFTMANMAIEAGGKCGLFVPDEKTLAYAKARAKREFTPVYPGADAKYAKVIKIDLNKLEPVVALPHLPDNVKPVTEVKDMKIDQVFIGSCTNGRITDLEQAASILKGRKVHDDVRLIVIPASYEVYNQAMEKGYIQTFLDAGAVITTPSCGPCLGGHLGILAPGERCLSTSNRNFIGRMGSTESEVILASPLVAATGAVLGRVAHPNELK, encoded by the coding sequence ATGGAAACTAAAAACAGTAAATATACTTTAGTAGAAGCAATTATTGCCAAACATATTGACCCAAAATCAGGCGAAAAAGTAGAGCCGGGTGCAATTTGTCGTGTAAATGTTGATTTTGCTTTTGCCAATGATATTACCACTCCGCCTGCTATTCATGAATTTCACAGAATGGGTGCAGATCAGGTTTTTGATAAACAACGTTGTGCGGTAGTACAAGACCATTTTACTCCTAATAAAGATATTGCATCAGCAACTCAAGTTAAAAAGATTCGTGAGTTTGCTAAGGCGAAAAAAATGTTATTTTGGGAAGTGGGTCGTGTTGGAGTAGAACACGCGTTTTTACCGGAACAAGGTTATGTTTTGCCTGGTGATATTGTGCTTGGTGCTGATAGCCATACTTGTACCGGTGGTGCTTTGGGTGCTTTAGCGACCGGCGTTGGTTCTAGCGACTTGGCGGCGGCTTGGGCCTTAGGCGAAACTTGGCTTAGAGTGCCTGAAACTATCAGAGTAGAGTATACCGGAAAGCGTAAACCTTTTGTTACCAGTAAAGACATGATTCTTGCTCTTATCGGTATGATTGGCGTTGAAGGTGCTAATTATATGGCGATTGAATTTGCCGGCGAAGGTATCGCTGATCTGAATATGGACGAGCGTTTTACCATGGCGAATATGGCGATTGAAGCCGGCGGAAAATGTGGTTTGTTTGTACCTGATGAAAAAACCTTAGCTTATGCTAAAGCCAGAGCGAAAAGAGAATTTACTCCTGTTTATCCTGGTGCTGATGCAAAATATGCCAAAGTTATCAAAATAGACTTGAATAAGCTTGAGCCTGTTGTGGCGTTGCCTCACCTTCCTGATAACGTTAAGCCCGTTACTGAAGTTAAAGACATGAAAATTGACCAAGTCTTTATTGGTTCTTGCACTAACGGTCGTATTACTGACCTTGAACAAGCCGCTTCTATCTTAAAAGGGCGTAAAGTGCATGATGATGTGCGTTTAATTGTTATTCCTGCTTCTTATGAAGTTTATAATCAAGCAATGGAAAAAGGTTATATTCAAACCTTTTTAGATGCCGGTGCGGTTATTACAACCCCATCTTGCGGACCTTGTTTGGGCGGACATTTAGGTATCCTTGCTCCGGGTGAGCGTTGTCTTTCTACTAGCAACCGTAACTTTATCGGACGTATGGGTAGTACGGAGAGTGAAGTTATCTTAGCAAGCCCGCTTGTGGCTGCCACAGGTGCGGTTTTAGGGCGTGTTGCTCATCCTAATGAGCTGAAATAA
- the leuD gene encoding 3-isopropylmalate dehydratase small subunit produces the protein MKKQLNGKAWVYGDNIDTDVIIPARYLTTIDPIELAKHCMEDIDKSFATDVKAGDVMVAGKNFGCGSSREHAPIAIVGANISCVIAASFARIFYRNAVNVGLPILECPEAIKDIQKGDEISVDVDKGIITNKRTGKNYTAKAFPPFLQELISLGGLVPYVKARLGK, from the coding sequence ATGAAAAAACAATTAAATGGAAAAGCTTGGGTTTATGGGGATAATATTGATACAGACGTAATTATTCCGGCTCGTTATTTAACGACTATTGACCCTATAGAATTAGCTAAACATTGTATGGAAGATATTGATAAAAGCTTTGCAACTGATGTAAAAGCCGGTGATGTTATGGTTGCGGGTAAAAACTTTGGTTGTGGTTCAAGCCGTGAACACGCCCCGATCGCTATTGTTGGAGCAAATATTTCTTGTGTAATCGCCGCCAGTTTTGCCCGTATTTTTTATAGAAATGCGGTTAACGTAGGTCTACCGATTTTAGAATGTCCCGAAGCGATTAAAGATATTCAAAAGGGTGATGAAATAAGCGTTGACGTTGATAAGGGAATTATTACCAATAAACGCACAGGTAAAAATTATACAGCAAAAGCGTTTCCTCCGTTTTTACAGGAGCTTATCAGCCTCGGTGGTTTAGTTCCTTATGTTAAAGCACGTTTAGGAAAATAG
- a CDS encoding sensor histidine kinase: MFRKIKNQLKNQSVSFLLIILSTLALIGILTALHSLLYKSLVKEEIDQALNQVKLLGILTKQSPELLKEQNLIRINQESNVRISHIGENGQMLADSSLPENTVKGIDNHSDRLEFILAQQNGVGSSVRTSATSGIETIYAITRLYDNSFLRLAVPLSTVQEKLESHFKLLGLLIIITFLVTFLFFFIRSHKLKKNLQNLETMILNISEGNYKQTISSIQIPEFYPLIRAVRIIAKGIQKNMHTLQNQNSQLKSIFDGLQEAIIILDENGNVTAHNSKLHNFFPETKHYLNKQLIEIIPLPELQAAGEEMLKQTQSVTLNFNYETLNNKQLLIQLYTAEEATNLVKLIVIIDDITTKLQLERTQKDFVANVSHELRTPLTTIKGYAETLYHNECEQDVIKSFSQKIIKNSLFLNNLIEDLLVLAKFENKNQTIETKRVSFMDCLNNAKQLLGSQTTKNIIETTAENSTTCYVLANENLLVQAIRNLLENAYRHSPDHASILINIYKEDTYCVLAVSDFGEGIPKKEQTRIFERFYKTEKSKHHQSTGLGLAITKQIIEKFNGEILVESPSKLANTTFYIKLPTQE, translated from the coding sequence ATGTTTAGAAAAATTAAAAATCAACTTAAAAATCAAAGTGTTTCTTTTTTGTTAATTATACTGTCAACTCTAGCACTAATCGGTATATTAACAGCTCTTCATAGCCTGCTTTATAAATCTTTAGTAAAAGAAGAAATAGATCAAGCGTTAAACCAAGTAAAGTTGCTCGGTATTTTAACAAAACAATCACCGGAACTTTTAAAAGAACAAAACCTTATAAGAATCAACCAAGAATCAAATGTGCGTATTTCTCATATCGGAGAAAACGGACAAATGCTTGCTGATTCTTCTTTACCTGAAAATACTGTAAAAGGAATAGATAACCACAGCGACAGGTTGGAATTTATCCTTGCCCAACAAAACGGAGTTGGAAGCTCTGTTCGTACAAGTGCTACTTCCGGAATAGAAACTATTTATGCAATAACAAGGCTTTATGATAACAGTTTTTTACGTTTAGCCGTTCCTCTTTCAACCGTTCAAGAAAAACTTGAATCTCATTTTAAACTTTTGGGTTTATTAATTATTATAACATTTTTAGTTACTTTTTTATTCTTTTTTATTCGCTCACACAAACTAAAAAAGAACCTGCAAAACTTAGAAACTATGATTTTAAATATTTCGGAAGGCAACTATAAACAAACTATCAGTTCTATCCAAATACCTGAGTTTTATCCTTTAATTCGTGCTGTTAGAATTATTGCCAAAGGCATACAAAAAAATATGCACACTTTACAAAACCAAAACAGTCAACTTAAAAGTATTTTTGACGGGCTTCAAGAGGCAATAATCATACTTGATGAAAATGGCAACGTAACAGCTCACAATTCAAAATTACACAACTTTTTTCCCGAAACCAAACACTATTTAAACAAACAGTTGATTGAAATAATTCCACTCCCCGAACTTCAAGCAGCAGGGGAAGAAATGTTAAAACAAACTCAAAGTGTTACCCTTAATTTTAACTATGAAACTCTTAATAATAAACAACTTTTAATTCAACTTTACACAGCCGAAGAAGCCACCAACCTCGTAAAATTAATTGTTATTATTGACGATATTACGACTAAATTACAACTTGAACGCACCCAAAAAGACTTTGTTGCCAATGTCTCCCACGAATTGCGAACTCCTTTAACTACAATTAAAGGTTACGCCGAGACTTTATATCATAATGAATGTGAACAAGATGTGATTAAAAGTTTTTCCCAAAAAATTATAAAAAACAGTTTATTCTTAAACAATTTGATCGAAGACTTATTGGTTTTGGCAAAATTTGAAAATAAAAATCAAACAATTGAAACTAAACGTGTATCATTCATGGATTGTTTGAATAATGCCAAACAACTTTTAGGCTCTCAAACAACAAAAAATATTATAGAAACGACGGCGGAAAATAGTACAACCTGTTACGTTTTAGCCAATGAAAATTTATTGGTGCAAGCCATTAGGAACTTATTGGAAAACGCCTATCGCCACTCACCTGACCATGCGTCAATACTTATTAATATATATAAAGAAGATACTTATTGTGTTTTGGCTGTTTCTGATTTTGGAGAAGGTATTCCTAAAAAAGAACAAACCAGAATTTTTGAACGTTTTTATAAAACAGAAAAATCAAAACATCATCAAAGTACAGGTTTGGGTCTAGCCATAACCAAACAGATTATCGAAAAGTTTAACGGAGAAATATTGGTAGAAAGCCCAAGTAAACTCGCTAACACAACTTTTTATATCAAACTTCCTACACAAGAATAA
- a CDS encoding 2-isopropylmalate synthase, with protein MEDNRVIIFDTTLRDGEQAAGVNLNVQEKVQLANQLCKLKVDVIEAGFAAASPGDFDCVAAIAKVAKGTGTTVASLARTREADIRAAAKALEVTDKARIHTFIATSQIHMEYKLKMTREQVLNEVRSGVSLAHSLCKDVEFSAEDASRSDLAFLIEVFKLAIECGATTLNIPDTVGYAVPDEYGAFVKKVIEGVNAPKNVIYSVHCHDDLGLAVANSLAALKAGARQVEGTINGLGERGGNAALEEVVMALKTRRDFYGLTSNLVTQQLMRTSQLTAKLTGVAVPPNKAIVGGNAFSHEAGIHQHGILANRATYEIMNAEDVGAIAAVLVLGKHSGKHAFKDRLSALGYQLSEEQIEIAFKAFKLLCDAKKDVTDADLEALVIDNILGISTTDAFVYKNYTVQAGCADVPASAMVNLTKGKEGLRDAAVGNGPVDAAYNAIKRIIGFEPTLTQFQIKATSQLSDALGEAIVVLEHDGIKAQGRGASTDIIEASVKAYVNAVNRLLILTTAKEAKNNGN; from the coding sequence ATGGAAGACAATCGTGTTATTATTTTTGATACAACGCTAAGAGACGGCGAACAAGCGGCCGGCGTTAATCTTAATGTTCAAGAAAAAGTACAACTTGCGAACCAACTTTGTAAATTAAAAGTAGATGTTATCGAGGCCGGTTTTGCGGCGGCTTCTCCCGGAGACTTTGATTGTGTTGCGGCGATTGCTAAAGTTGCTAAAGGAACGGGAACTACCGTTGCCTCTTTAGCTCGTACTCGCGAGGCTGATATTAGAGCGGCGGCAAAAGCCCTTGAAGTAACGGACAAAGCACGCATTCATACCTTTATAGCTACCAGCCAGATACATATGGAATATAAGCTTAAAATGACCAGGGAACAAGTTTTAAACGAAGTACGCTCTGGCGTTAGTTTAGCTCATAGTCTTTGTAAAGATGTTGAATTTTCAGCCGAAGATGCCAGTCGCTCTGACTTAGCTTTTTTAATTGAAGTTTTTAAACTTGCTATTGAGTGTGGTGCTACGACTTTAAATATTCCGGATACTGTTGGTTATGCTGTGCCTGATGAATATGGTGCTTTTGTTAAAAAAGTGATTGAAGGGGTGAATGCTCCTAAAAATGTAATATATTCAGTGCATTGTCATGATGACTTAGGTTTAGCGGTTGCTAACTCTCTCGCCGCTTTAAAAGCAGGGGCAAGACAAGTTGAGGGAACTATTAACGGTCTTGGCGAGCGTGGCGGAAATGCGGCTTTAGAAGAAGTTGTTATGGCTTTAAAAACCCGTCGTGATTTTTATGGTTTAACTTCAAATTTAGTTACACAACAATTGATGCGTACTAGCCAACTTACAGCCAAGCTAACTGGTGTTGCTGTTCCTCCTAATAAAGCTATTGTCGGTGGAAATGCATTTAGCCATGAAGCTGGCATTCATCAACATGGAATTTTAGCAAATAGAGCAACCTATGAAATTATGAATGCCGAAGACGTTGGTGCGATTGCTGCTGTTTTAGTGTTGGGAAAACATTCAGGCAAACACGCCTTTAAAGATCGCCTCTCCGCTTTGGGTTATCAATTAAGCGAAGAACAAATTGAAATAGCGTTTAAAGCCTTTAAGCTGTTGTGTGATGCTAAAAAAGATGTAACTGATGCTGATCTTGAGGCCTTGGTTATTGATAATATTTTAGGTATTTCAACAACAGATGCATTTGTTTATAAAAATTATACTGTTCAGGCAGGTTGTGCTGATGTTCCGGCTTCTGCCATGGTAAATTTGACTAAGGGTAAAGAAGGGTTAAGAGATGCCGCTGTGGGAAATGGTCCTGTTGATGCGGCTTATAATGCCATAAAACGTATTATAGGTTTTGAACCAACTTTAACTCAATTCCAAATTAAAGCTACAAGCCAACTTTCTGATGCTTTAGGAGAAGCCATTGTTGTTCTTGAACACGATGGAATTAAAGCTCAAGGGCGTGGGGCTTCGACAGATATTATTGAGGCTAGCGTGAAAGCGTATGTAAACGCTGTAAATCGCTTACTTATTTTAACAACTGCCAAGGAGGCAAAAAATAATGGAAACTAA
- a CDS encoding ankyrin repeat domain-containing protein, whose protein sequence is MSFPVRFYDSCKYFQLVILCFFFTFFFSFNQVAVVSAVPVGKYNEYWFGRFAEAEIIIKAMSDINYIDEDGNTVLILAIKYNSDYNQLEQLVEPLLKLGANVNAKNKHGLTPLMTEAFYNKSYNILSLLLKAGADVNVKNISGYTSLMFLVDDSRIYDSADPNLGLKSVEMFIKAGADVNAKTSDGETPLMIAVTYHNNPEVVALLVKSGAEINSQDNNGNTAFMLAASRNKNHEIVKLLLNSGADIYFRNNDGRTPIIEAVLHLGAERDVEAIERINILFNAGVNINASDINKKTALAYAKEIGYSELVVTLLGFGAK, encoded by the coding sequence ATGTCTTTTCCTGTGCGTTTTTATGATAGTTGCAAATATTTTCAACTCGTTATCTTGTGCTTTTTCTTCACTTTCTTTTTTTCTTTTAATCAGGTTGCTGTTGTGAGTGCAGTGCCTGTTGGGAAATATAATGAATATTGGTTTGGGCGTTTTGCTGAAGCTGAAATCATCATAAAAGCTATGAGTGATATAAATTATATAGACGAAGATGGTAATACCGTTCTTATATTGGCAATAAAATATAACAGCGATTATAACCAGCTTGAGCAATTAGTTGAGCCATTACTTAAATTGGGTGCTAACGTAAATGCTAAAAATAAACATGGTCTTACTCCACTTATGACAGAGGCATTTTATAATAAATCATATAATATTTTAAGTTTGTTACTTAAAGCAGGTGCAGATGTAAATGTAAAAAATATAAGCGGTTACACTTCACTTATGTTTTTGGTTGACGATTCAAGAATCTACGATTCCGCTGACCCTAACCTAGGCTTAAAATCTGTCGAAATGTTTATTAAAGCAGGTGCAGATGTAAATGCAAAAACTAGTGATGGAGAAACGCCACTTATGATCGCTGTGACTTATCATAACAATCCTGAAGTGGTAGCCCTTCTTGTTAAGAGCGGTGCTGAGATTAATAGCCAAGATAACAATGGCAATACTGCCTTTATGTTGGCAGCAAGCCGCAATAAAAATCATGAAATAGTTAAGTTATTACTGAATAGTGGAGCAGATATTTATTTTAGAAATAATGACGGCAGAACCCCAATAATAGAAGCTGTTTTACACTTAGGGGCAGAAAGAGACGTTGAAGCTATTGAGCGTATTAATATATTGTTTAATGCCGGGGTAAATATAAATGCTTCAGATATAAATAAAAAAACAGCTTTGGCTTATGCAAAAGAGATAGGATATTCTGAGTTGGTTGTTACTTTACTGGGTTTTGGGGCAAAATAA
- the pstC gene encoding phosphate ABC transporter permease subunit PstC, whose protein sequence is MSLASKKEQLIKIILAFLAACSLFFLLLIVLFLFIEGIPLFTKIPIWDFITGFAWYPAETPPEFGIFPMIIASFAVTIVATLIAMPLGLMTAVYLTELAPSTLRRIIKPIIELLAALPSVVIGFFGMVVLAPLLQEAFDLDTGLNLFNAALMLAFMSVPTICSVAEDSLFAVPGSLREASLALGATKLETITKVTIPAAFSGLATAVMLGMSRSIGETMVVLMVAGGAGIIPSSLFDPVRPLPAIIAAEIAEAPFRGEHYQALFCIALLLFLFTFLFNFVAYYISEKHKQTL, encoded by the coding sequence ATGTCTCTAGCTTCAAAAAAAGAACAACTTATAAAAATAATCTTAGCTTTTTTAGCCGCTTGTTCTTTGTTTTTTCTTTTACTGATTGTTTTATTTTTATTTATTGAAGGTATTCCTTTGTTTACAAAGATACCAATTTGGGACTTTATAACGGGTTTTGCGTGGTATCCTGCTGAAACACCACCTGAATTTGGCATATTCCCCATGATTATAGCATCTTTCGCAGTTACGATTGTTGCAACGCTGATCGCAATGCCCCTTGGCTTAATGACGGCTGTTTACTTAACAGAGCTTGCACCAAGCACACTTAGAAGAATTATTAAACCGATTATAGAACTCTTGGCTGCCCTGCCTTCTGTTGTAATCGGATTTTTTGGTATGGTTGTATTAGCCCCTTTGTTACAAGAAGCTTTTGACCTCGATACGGGGTTAAACTTGTTTAATGCGGCGTTAATGCTCGCTTTTATGAGTGTTCCAACTATTTGTTCCGTTGCCGAAGATTCTTTATTCGCTGTTCCCGGTTCTTTAAGAGAGGCCTCTCTCGCTTTAGGAGCAACAAAGCTTGAAACTATCACCAAAGTTACTATACCCGCCGCATTTTCAGGATTGGCAACAGCCGTTATGCTCGGCATGTCAAGAAGTATAGGCGAAACAATGGTTGTATTGATGGTCGCCGGCGGAGCGGGGATTATACCCAGCTCTTTATTTGACCCCGTTCGTCCTTTACCTGCTATTATTGCCGCAGAAATAGCCGAAGCTCCTTTTAGAGGAGAACATTATCAAGCTTTATTCTGTATCGCCCTACTTTTGTTTTTATTTACTTTTTTGTTTAATTTTGTTGCTTATTATATTTCAGAAAAACATAAACAAACGCTTTAG